One Podospora pseudopauciseta strain CBS 411.78 chromosome 5 map unlocalized CBS411.78m_5, whole genome shotgun sequence DNA window includes the following coding sequences:
- the UTP22 gene encoding U3 snoRNP protein (COG:J; BUSCO:EOG09260FX0; EggNog:ENOG503NVZF), with protein sequence MDSGPAKRRKLDHSQDGAGKALEAAVSTGGVSRSRAFILEAEELLEEVRIDYKTAFEGADQLLHKIKSSIETIKSQEPLPILEAATKFEKKSKIKIPFPDPQPPKNSNYKVAFAKPSQFNVVGSYVSKTMVKTQKDHSVDMIVVLPQEILQEKDYLDLRYFYKRAYYLAVIASALQKESGNEAELSYEYLNGNPLTPVLAIQPKSPEATDEGSKGRLQYRIRIIPCAPEGFFPKGKLHLGASLVRRGRDTESETPAHPTAFYNSTVVAEGSFLSYLKLLRQTEKKCAAFKKACILGRTWLQQRGFGGDISKGGFGHFEWSVLLALLLQGGQRMGHAALSTSLSATQLFKAQVQFLSVMNFSEKPCVLGAENIDLEEHIESGPILYDYSRGLNVAFKMGHWSAALLHQHAKWTRSLLSDSSADQFTPTFILRADLPSHTFDLFAHLNYSDVLDQVIGNDYSESRGRIWQLGSKVYRVLKRALGDKELGERARVVHIQTPEQPKWSLAEKPKDQTRAALEVGVLFDPVNMSRVVDKGPSAGATAEEKEECDRFRRFWGDKAELRRFERDTIRETLVWKSTTPFEICEEIMRYILALHLRIGHLEDDISFYGNGLVALLSIKPADTTSYNVARKEFSTFERDIRNLDELPLRVRQIAPVCPELRHASVKPPVFGSLKSGPRPMDCVISFEASGKWPESIAAIQRTKIAFLLMIGNLLENSKQGVKTHVGLEDAHFETENLAFLDVVYESGPAFRLRIHSDLEESLLERQVKDKTQEQYLRQRATTQLAAFKRLYNNLPLHNQTINTSITRFPALGPTIRLVKHWFNSHKLSIHFTAEFIELVTLHIFLSPYPWDAPSSPSTGFNRVLLFLSRWDWRSEPLIIDSGNELTNSDHFAIVTRMEAWRKIDPGMNHTVLFVATTQEPTGIAWTSLNNEPKPTRVVATRMTALAKAACRVVREEQLLLDPRRLFVPSLKEYDVLIHLDPKALKNAMRTYENVDPAAEVGEGRGSKFKNLDVVTGEDLLPLVAHPAEVLLEQFVKVFGGPLVFFWGGEGDNVVGAIWNPGMERRVLKGGMLASYRPGRQQQEEGDGEDKVEVEMNKEAMVGEMARLGGDLVERIEMR encoded by the exons ATGGATTCCGGACCGGCGAAACGAAGAAAACTCGACCACAGCCAAGATGGCGCTGGGAAAGCTCTCGAAGCAGCAGTCTCGACTGGCGGCGTGTCCAGATCCAGAGCATTCATCCTAGAGGCCgaggagttgttggaggaaGTGCGCATCGACTACAAGACTGCTTTTGAAGGTGCCGACCAATTGCTTCACAAGATCAAGAGTTCCATCGAGACCATCAAGTCTCAAGAACCTCTCCCA ATTCTCGAGGCTGCGACAAAATTCGAAAAGAAATCCAAGATCAAGATTCCCTTCCCCGATCCGCAACCACCAAAGAACTCCAACTACAAGGTCGCATTCGCCAAACCCTCTCAGTTCAATGTCGTCGGCAGCTATGTTTCCAAAACGATGGTCAAGACGCAAAAGGATCACAGCGTGGACATGATTGTGGTTCTGCCGCAGGAGATTTTGCAAGAGAAGGATTACCTCGACCTGCGATACTTTTACAAGAGGGCATATTATCTGGCTGTTATTGCGAGTGCTCTGCAAAAGGAGTCTGGAAACGAGGCCGAGCTATCCTACGAGTACCTCAACGGCAACCCATTAACTCCCGTTCTCGCAATTCAGCCAAAGTCACCAGAAGCGACAGATGAGGGATCGAAGGGACGTCTGCAGTACAGAATACGGATCATCCCATGCGCCCCAGAGGGCTTCTTTCCCAAGGGGAAGCTTCATCTGGGCGCTTCCTTGGTCCGAAGAGGGAGAGACACCGAATCGGAAACGCCAGCGCACCCTACCGCCTTTTACAACTCGACCGTGGTCGCCGAGGGGTCTTTCCTGTCGTACCTGAAACTTCTTCGCCAGACCGAAAAGAAGTGCGCCGCGTTCAAGAAGGCCTGTATTTTGGGACGGACATGGCTCCAGCAGAGAGGGTTCGGCGGTGATATCTCCAAGGGCGGGTTCGGTCACTTTGAGTGGTCGGTTTTGCTCGCTCTTCTACTTCAAGGAGGCCAAAGGATGGGGCATGCGGCGTTATCGACATCGCTCAGCGCCACCCAACTGTTCAAGGCTCAGGTTCAGTTCTTGTCAGTGATGAACTTTTCAGAGAAGCCATGCGTTCTTGGCGCTGAAAATATTGATTTGGAGGAACATATCGAGTCTGGACCGATTCTGTACGATTATTCTCGGGGACTGAATGTTGCTTTCAAGATGGGACATTGGTCAGCCGCTTTGCTGCACCAACACGCCAAGTGGACCAGAAGCCTGTTGAGTGACAGCTCTGCCGACCAGTTCACGCCTACTTTCATCCTCAGGGCCGACCTGCCTTCTCACACGTTTGACTTGTTTGCCCACCTCAACTACAGCGATGTTTTGGACCAAGTTATTGGAAACGATTATTCCGAGTCCCGTGGCAGAATTTGGCAGCTCGGTAGCAAGGTTTACAGAGTGCTCAAGAGAGCGCTGGGCGACAAGGAACTGGGTGAAAGAGCGAGGGTTGTTCATATTCAGACTCCCGAGCAGCCAAAATGGTCTCTTGCGGAAAAGCCCAAGGACCAGACAAGAGCCGCCCTGGAAGTTGGTGTACTGTTTGACCCCGTCAACATGAGCCGCGTGGTGGACAAGGGGCCTTCTGCTGGCGCAACGgccgaagagaaggaggaatGCGACAGGTTCCGCAGGTTTTGGGGCGACAAGGCCGAGTTGCGTCGTTTTGAGCGGGACACGATCCGTGAGACACTGGTCTGGaagtcaacaacaccattcGAGATCTGCGAGGAGATCATGCGGTACATCCTCGCGCTCCACCTTCGTATTGGTCATCTCGAGGACGACATCAGCTTCTACGGCAACGGCCTGGttgccctcctctccatcaaaCCCGCCGACACAACCTCGTACAATGTAGCAAGAAAAGAGTTTAGCACCTTTGAACGCGACATCCGCAACCTCGACGAGCTCCCCCTGCGCGTTCGTCAGATCGCTCCTGTCTGCCCTGAACTTCGGCATGCCTCTGTCAAACCTCCGGTGTTTGGCTCTCTCAAGTCCGGGCCTCGCCCAATGGACTGCGTCATTTCCTTTGAAGCCTCGGGTAAATGGCCCGAAAGCATCGCCGCTATCCAGAGGACCAAGATTGCTTTTCTACTCATGATCGGCAACCTCCTCGAAAACAGCAAACAAGGGGTGAAAACCCACGTCGGTCTCGAGGACGCCCACTTCGAAACCGAAaacctcgccttcctcgacGTGGTCTATGAATCCGGCCCAGCTTTCCGCCTTCGCATCCACAGCGACCTGGAAGAGTCTCTTCTCGAACGACAAGTCAAGGACAAAACTCAGGAACAATACCTCCGACAAAGAGCCACGACTCAACTGGCTGCCTTCAAGAGGTTATACAACAACCTCCCACTCCACAACCAAACAATCAACACCAGCATCACCCGCTTCCCCGCCTTGGGCCCAACGATAAGACTGGTGAAACACTGGTTCAACAGCCATAAACTCTCCATCCACTTCACAGCCGAGTTCATCGAGCTCGTCACCCTGCACATCTTCCTGTCGCCCTACCCCTGGGAcgcaccctcctctccctccaccgGGTTCAATCGCGTCTTGCTATTTTTATCCCGTTGGGACTGGCGCTCTGAACCACTGATCATCGACTCGGGGAATGAACTGACCAACTCTGACCACTTTGCTATTGTGACAAGGATGGAAGCGTGGAGGAAGATTGACCCGGGGATGAACCACACTGTTCTCTTTGTTGCCACCACCCAGGAGCCGACCGGTATCGCGTGGACAAGTCTGAACAATGAGCCGAAGCCGACAAGGGTGGtggcgacgaggatgacggcTCTGGCGAAGGCGGCTTGTAGGGTTGTTAGGGAGGAGCAGTTGTTGCTCGACCCGAGGAGGCTGTTTGTCCCTTCGCTTAAGGAGTATGACGTGCTTATTCATCTTGATCCTAAAGCATTGAAGAATGCAATGAGGACGTATGAGAATGTTGATCCTGCtgcggaggtgggggaggggagggggagtaagTTTAAGAATTTGGATGTTGTTACTGGGGAGGATTTACTCCCTTTGGTGGCGCACCCGGCGGAGGTCTTGCTGGAGCAGTTTGTGAAGGTGTTTGGGGGCCCGTTGGTGTTTTtctggggtggggagggggataatGTTGTGGGGGCGATTTGGAATccggggatggagaggagggtgttgaagggggggatgttggctAGTTATAGGCCGGgaaggcagcagcaggaggagggggatggggaggacaaggtggaggtggagatgaataaggaggcgatggtgggggagatggcgaggttggggggagatttggtggagaggattgAGATGAGGTAG